DNA sequence from the Leptospira perdikensis genome:
GTATCCAAAAAATGATCTCGGTAAAAATTACCGGCCCTTGAATCAATAAAGTCACAACTTCGTTTTAAATCCAAAGGAGGGGATGTGGCCGAAAATGCCTTCGAATAATGTTCCCTTTTTTCTCCAAAAAATTTAATCACCAGATTCGCAGATAATGAAAATCCTGAAACAAATATGGATTTAGTAAAATGTTTATAAATGTATTTTAATACGGCTTCTAAATCTTCCGATTGGCCGGCATTATAAGGTTTTTTGGCAATCCCAAACCCACGACCACAGTTCCGCAAATTCATACGGATTACCCCATAACCACGATTAAGCGCTTCTTTTCCAGCACTTACCATATAATGGGATTCAGAACTTCCTTCCATTCCATGAATGAGAAGTAAATAGTGTCCATTCCATTTGGAGGCTTTTTTTCGAACTAAAGAAAGTGGGGGATTATGTTCTAACCAAAGCAGATCCCCAGACCCATCATTTGTGGGAATGAGGATACTCTCTGAATAGTACTCATCCTCAAGTGAATTGTCTGGAGGAAAGAGTACGTTGTAGACAGTTTGTAAATGTCTACCTTCTAAAAATCTTCTGGGTTTGAATTCTCTGTTAGAGGACGTCAATTGTGTTTACGATCTTATCTACAATCCCGTAAGCCAAAGCTTGGTCGGCATCCATATAATAATCGCGATCAGTGTCTTCCACCAATTGTTCGTAGGTTTTGCCACAAGCATCCGCTAACATTTGATTGAGTTTTTCTTTAGTTTTGACAATATCCTGAGCATGGATGAGTAAATCCGTAGCAGGAGCTTGGATTTGTCCTCCAATGGAAGGTTGGTGGATCATCACTCGACCATTTGGCCAAATGTAACGATTTCCTTTTTTTCCTCCAATGAGAAGGATAGATCCCATAGAAGCAGCCATTCCCATACATACTGTGTGTACCGGTGAGGAGATCATTTGCATGGTGTCATAAACGACAAGTCCAGAGGTGACAACACCACCGGGGCTATTGATATAAAACGTAATTGGTTTTCCAGGATCTACCATTTCCAAATACATAAGTTTGGCAGTGAGTTCCTTGGAGGATTCGTCAGTGACAGGACCCCAGAGAAAGATTTTCCGTTTTTCCAGGAATTTCTTACCCATGTTTTTGTCGCTAATGAGATCTTGGATGGTTTCGGTGATTTCTTTTTCTGGTGTTTCTTCTTCTGGCATATTAATTCAGTCTTTTGTCATTAGACATAGGTTGCAAGCGTTTCAGCTTGAAGTAAACGCCTAGAATCAGGAAAACACTAAAAGAAATAAAAAAGAAACGTAATAAAAAGAGCGGTGGTTCTTTCCAATCTGCACTCAAACCCGCTGTGTGTAACGTTGCGGGAAGGACCTTTGGTTTTTCCGTTGTGTGCGAGATCGATTCTTCAAATTTCAATACATGGGCAGTCTCAGAAAGTAGGTAATACTTCCTTGCTTCCTGTTCTAAGGCATAAGCATCATTTTTTAGGCGGCGTTCCTTTTCTTCCAACCCTTGGTTTTCGACCACAAGCCTCTCTACTTCCGCATTGAGATTTTGTAATTCCTTCTCGAGGCGCATACGTTCGGCGATCCCTGACTCGGACAAAAGTCCGAGATAGAGACCAGCGCAAATATAGGTTACGAGTAGGGAGGCTTTCGATGGTGTCATATTACTTTAAGTTGTAAAAAGTGTTTACTCCGCTGTATGTTGCATTTTTTCCAAGTTCCTCTTCGATACGAAGGAGTTCGTTGTATTTTGCAATTCGGTCTGTTCGGCTGAGGGATCCAGTTTTGATCTGACCGGAGTTTGTTGCCACAGCGATATGGGAAATGGTAGAATCTTCTGTTTCTCCCGATCTATGAGACACAACCGCAGTGTACTGCGCTTTTTTAGCCATTTCAATGGCACTGAGGGTTTCCGTAAGAGTTCCAATTTGGTTCACTTTGATGAGAATGGAGTTACCAATCCCTTTTTCGATCCCTTGGGCGAGTTTTTTGATATTGGTTACGAACAAATCATCCCCCACAAGTTGGATCTTTTTCCCCAGCTTTTCGGAAAGTTTTTTCCAGCCTGTCCAATCGTTTTCATCTAGGCCGTCTTCCATGGTAATGATCGGATACTTGGACACTAAATTTGAGTAGTATTCTACTAGTTCTTCCCCAGTCTTTTCCGGTTTTTTCTCTGCTTTGAGGACGTATTTCTTTTTCTTCTCATCGTAGAACTCGGAAGCGGCACAGTCCAAACCAATTTTGATATCAAGGTCTGGTTTGTATCCAGCCTTTTCAATGGCAGTGAGAATGACTTCGATGGCTTCGCTATTACTTGTTAGGTTTGGAGCAAATCCACCTTCGTCACCAACAGCGGTATTGAGACCTTTTCCTTTTAAAACGGATTTTAGGCTATGAAATACTTCTGCACCCATACGAAGGGCTTCGCGGAAGTTCGGAGCCGACACAGGAAGGATCATAAATTCTTGGAAGTCGATATTGTTGTCCGCATGAGCGCCACCGTTGATGATATTCATCATTGGTACTGGAAGTTCACGAGCAAAAGTTCCACCAATATAACGGTATAAAGGAAGACCAGTATGGGCCGCAGCCGCTTTTGCCACAGCCATAGAAACTCCAAGAAGTGCATTGGCACCTAACTTAGATTTATTGGCTGTTCCATCGAGGGAGATCATCGTTCCATCAATGAGAAGCTGGTTGGTTGCCGAAAGGCCTAAGATGGATTTAGAGATTTTAGAATTTACATTTTCTACGGCTTTGAGTACACCTTTTCCGGAGTATCTTTTTTTATCACCGTCACGAAGTTCTACGGCTTCGTGTTCACCAGTTGACGCACCAGAGGGAACCGCCGCACGACCAAAGGAACCGTCTTCTAGTGTGACATCCACTTCAACGGTTGGATTTCCTCTGGAATCCATGATTTCACGGGCTTTGACGGAACGAATGCTATCTTTTTGGGACATCGGGAATTGTTTCTCCTAAGGGATAATTTCCTCCCAGTGTTAGGAATTTTAAGCCTCTGACAATAAACTTTTTCGACAAAGAGCCTAGTTCCAGGAAAATGACTTAAAAAGAAGAGGGAACCGTGAACGAACGCCAAAAATTCACCCGCAATTTTTCCATCATCGCCCATGTCGACCATGGAAAATCCACTCTGGCGGATCGTTTGCTTGAGATTGGTCTTGTCACCGACCAAAGGACAAAAAAAGACCAAATCCTCGATTCCATGGACATCGAAAGGGAACGTGGGATCACAATCAAGGCGAACAATGCGTCCTTCGATTACCATGCCAAAGATGGAAATATTTATCACCTCAATTTA
Encoded proteins:
- the eno gene encoding phosphopyruvate hydratase; translated protein: MSQKDSIRSVKAREIMDSRGNPTVEVDVTLEDGSFGRAAVPSGASTGEHEAVELRDGDKKRYSGKGVLKAVENVNSKISKSILGLSATNQLLIDGTMISLDGTANKSKLGANALLGVSMAVAKAAAAHTGLPLYRYIGGTFARELPVPMMNIINGGAHADNNIDFQEFMILPVSAPNFREALRMGAEVFHSLKSVLKGKGLNTAVGDEGGFAPNLTSNSEAIEVILTAIEKAGYKPDLDIKIGLDCAASEFYDEKKKKYVLKAEKKPEKTGEELVEYYSNLVSKYPIITMEDGLDENDWTGWKKLSEKLGKKIQLVGDDLFVTNIKKLAQGIEKGIGNSILIKVNQIGTLTETLSAIEMAKKAQYTAVVSHRSGETEDSTISHIAVATNSGQIKTGSLSRTDRIAKYNELLRIEEELGKNATYSGVNTFYNLK
- a CDS encoding ClpP family protease gives rise to the protein MPEEETPEKEITETIQDLISDKNMGKKFLEKRKIFLWGPVTDESSKELTAKLMYLEMVDPGKPITFYINSPGGVVTSGLVVYDTMQMISSPVHTVCMGMAASMGSILLIGGKKGNRYIWPNGRVMIHQPSIGGQIQAPATDLLIHAQDIVKTKEKLNQMLADACGKTYEQLVEDTDRDYYMDADQALAYGIVDKIVNTIDVL
- a CDS encoding YheT family hydrolase, producing the protein MTSSNREFKPRRFLEGRHLQTVYNVLFPPDNSLEDEYYSESILIPTNDGSGDLLWLEHNPPLSLVRKKASKWNGHYLLLIHGMEGSSESHYMVSAGKEALNRGYGVIRMNLRNCGRGFGIAKKPYNAGQSEDLEAVLKYIYKHFTKSIFVSGFSLSANLVIKFFGEKREHYSKAFSATSPPLDLKRSCDFIDSRAGNFYRDHFLDTMKEKVTSGVYEISDKMKERVLRSKSFFDFDDFFTAPISGYANVLEYYNICSSVKYLGGIKIPGLIVHADDDPVVPSEVWHEIRWKSYPLLQTVLTEKGGHVGFISDSSPDNPEGRWLPRILLDFFDSQIKS
- a CDS encoding FtsB family cell division protein; the encoded protein is MTPSKASLLVTYICAGLYLGLLSESGIAERMRLEKELQNLNAEVERLVVENQGLEEKERRLKNDAYALEQEARKYYLLSETAHVLKFEESISHTTEKPKVLPATLHTAGLSADWKEPPLFLLRFFFISFSVFLILGVYFKLKRLQPMSNDKRLN